One region of Leishmania panamensis strain MHOM/PA/94/PSC-1 chromosome 28 sequence genomic DNA includes:
- a CDS encoding hypothetical protein (TriTrypDB/GeneDB-style sysID: LpmP.28.2190): MAQIIGISLEDLRRAADALLEGKLVAIPTETVYGLGGNALIESAAKRIYTVKGRPPTDPLICHVCNLDGVRRLWDLKWDEEAVELACAIGAALWPGPLTIVFKANPSLPDCVTGGSGYVGARIPNNAITLKLLEMVDVPVAAPSANTFGHVSPTTAQHVYDDLAARDPELLIIDGGQSSVGIESTVAKVESKDLVVVLRRGCITVSMIHRAIAERYPQTRVEVRDMRIMCGSMTAPMESPGQLLTHYSPRVPSSLLTPGSLAMLTASAGVPVYVHRGKDVVPLSETIVLDFDGYLSRFRDSCLSYHDMSPDGNPEEGCFAVFDALRATETVKGAKSLVFPFISEWPHDKENEDLLAAMEDRLFRAASGVTAVLINEVAPASG; encoded by the coding sequence ATGGCTCAGATAATTGGGATCTCACTGGAGGATCTGCGACGGGCCGCTGATGCCTTATTGGAAGGCAAGCTGGTCGCCATACCGACCGAGACTGTCTATGGTTTAGGTGGCAACGCGTTGATTGAGAGTGCCGCCAAGAGGATTTACACCGTGAAGGGGCGGCCACCTACCGACCCACTCATCTGTCACGTGTGCAACTTGGACGGCGTGCGTAGGTTATGGGATCTGAAGTGGGAtgaagaggcggtggagctggCCTGCGCAATCGGGGCGGCTCTGTGGCCGGGACCGTTGACCATCGTGTTCAAAGCAAACCCGTCCCTCCCGGATTGCGTTACAGGCGGTTCTGGCTATGTGGGGGCTCGCATCCCCAACAATGCGATAACGCTGAAATTACTAGAGATGGTGGATGTTCCTGTAGCTGCTCCAAGTGCGAACACCTTCGGGCATGTGAGTCCGACGACCGCACAGCATGTTTACGACGACTTAGCTGCTCGAGACCCAGAGCTGCTCATCATTGACGGCGGACAAAGCTCGGTTGGCATCGAGTCAACTGTAGCCAAAGTCGAATCAAAAGacttggtggtggtgctgcgcagggGGTGCATTACAGTGAGCATGATTCACCGCGCTATTGCAGAGAGGTACCCGCAGACGCGTGTTGAAGTTCGAGACATGCGAATCATGTGTGGCTCAATGACGGCGCCGATGGAAAGTCCAGGCCAGCTTCTCACCCACTACTCTCCACGCGTGCCGTCGTCCCTCCTTACACCTGGTAGTCTGGCCATGCTGACAGCGTCTGCGGGTGTGCCGGTCTACGTGCACCGCGGAAAAGATGTTGTACCTCTTAGCGAGACAATCGTTCTTGATTTTGACGGGTACCTATCCCGGTTCAGAGACAGCTGCCTCTCCTACCACGACATGAGCCCTGACGGCAATCCTGAAGAGGGGTGCTTTGCCGTCTTCGATGCGTTGCGTGCGACCGAGACGGTGAAGGGGGCGAAGAGTCTTGTGTTTCCTTTCATCTCTGAGTGGCCACACGACAAGGAAAACGAAGATTTGCTGGCCGCGATGGAGGACCGACTCTTTCGCGCAGCATCAGGCGTGACGGCCGTACTGATCAATGAGGTCGCACCTGCTTCAGGGTGA
- a CDS encoding mitochondrial DEAD box protein, putative (TriTrypDB/GeneDB-style sysID: LpmP.28.2200) encodes MGFQVHLDEIMGHLDSGSHPQTMMWSATWPESVQEMARKYLSNDRLLIRAGTAGTGLQVNEHIKQELIFCSTFTERIEKLGSLVEDGTIDDNSDKLIIFVERQTDTEDTARAFSHRLGIDARYVGTIHGGLSQRQRDKVMSMFKTNHIRLLVATDVASRGLDIPDVTCVVNFQAPKNIDSYCHRIGRTGRAGRTGTAYTFLGQGDGGLAVDLVDYLTRCRVTVPTELMQLAKRHQDRLQQQQGRPRRADRGGFSRREGNSEFGRRRRDRGGSREFEPSRFNSRNSDNDPPSTLDW; translated from the coding sequence ATGGGATTCCAGGTTCACTTGGATGAGATTATGGGCCACCTCGACTCAGGCTCACATCCGCAGACGATGATGTGGTCGGCGACGTGGCCAGAGTCGGTGCAAGAGATGGCGCGCAAGTATCTATCCAACGATCGTCTCTTGATTCGAGCCGGTACGGCTGGCACAGGGCTGCAAGTGAATGAGCACATCAAGCAGGAGCTTATcttctgcagcaccttcacaGAGCGCATTGAGAAGCTCGGGTCGCTGGTTGAGGATGGAACCATCGATGACAACAGCGACAAGCTCATCATCTTCGTGGAGCGCCAGACGGATACGGAGGACACAGCCAGAGCTTTCAGCCACCGACTTGGAATCGATGCACGTTACGTAGGGACAATTCACGGAGGCCTGTcgcagaggcagcgggaCAAGGTCATGAGCATGTTCAAAACAAACCACATTCGTCTTCTCGTCGCGACCGACGTTGCCTCTCGCGGTCTAGACATTCCCGATGTGACGTGCGTGGTAAATTTTCAGGCTCCAAAGAACATTGACAGCTACTGCCATCGCATCGGCCGCACCGGCCGCGCCGGTCGCACCGGTACAGCGTACACATTCCTTGGCCAGGGGGACGGGGGTCTCGCAGTAGACCTCGTCGACTACTTGACTCGCTGTCGTGTTACTGTCCCAACAGAGTTAATGCAGCTCGCCAAGCGTCACCAGGATcggttgcagcagcagcaggggcgcCCCAGGCGGGCTGATCGAGGCGGTTTCTCCAGAAGGGAGGGCAACAGTGAATttggccgccgccgccgcgatcGAGGAGGTTCCCGCGAGTTCGAGCCTAGCAGGTTCAACTCGCGCAATAGCGATAACGACCCTCCATCTACGTTGGACTGGTGA
- a CDS encoding hypothetical protein (TriTrypDB/GeneDB-style sysID: LpmP.28.2210): MDALQGSGQVLPEYLKSMKSAIHSFLQETGVYDSIRDIVDTYISEHGDESVSSENPSAIMQIVKEKGILQELVNQIQSRPTVGTVPSITIPSDGRYYLLVRLNGGRAFVDNLDLAPSTLCKRSVVFAAHFGNQRFRSAAKACSAEPIFDEEFLFEVDATRFGFGEMDLIEVSTPFHIAVLREDAQLNVAELLGENIIEWRKVLKSGYLGLTVELCGKNAGIPAGIVDLQLELVSKKRIRYKEEDIVSRAEQQRIAVTNADREFLVYSRRWWSEYQGLRPTHKERKVRLFASTSTGRMVPLTHFVSPIQAEFGIHSPQDAARFVSLLRVTTMGTGAIGALCVEESSWLSPFIFLSQRQGHHCNHATLLCSLLLGFGIDAYCAIGSCNNGDIGVFVVSRSTDARGSAKVTVWNPTSGERSSPSEQATFATIDCMFNSKSFFANCQASNSIATASFECYNEEFWKPLNVLKLRMVPRYPPAPLLFETVVASSMERSLEIQLREAISTYRDSFGVVTTYDNTVSYVLSQALLLYERQQSEGSAESFALFQESVKGTLGVGKTFKAIPVNVSYLDAGSVMDVVRAASVGREILDMVVDSAKFGVRVKVFCFPERVFSVWVMIAVNYSAANVS; this comes from the coding sequence ATGGATGCATTGCAGGGATCTGGCCAGGTACTACCTGAGTATTTGAAGTCGATGAAGTCTGCAATTCACTCATTCTTGCAAGAGACCGGTGTTTATGACTCGATACGCGACATTGTTGATACATATATATCAGAGCACGGAGATGAGAGTGTCTCCAGCGAAAACCCAAGCGCCATTATGCAAATtgtgaaagaaaaaggaatACTACAGGAGCTTGTTAATCAAATCCAGTCTCGCCCTACTGTAGGCACGGTGCCGTCCATCACCATACCGAGTGATGGCCGATACTACCTTCTTGTTCGACTGAATGGTGGGCGTGCTTTTGTAGATAACCTTGATCTAGCCCCCTCAACTCTGTGCAAGCGCTCTGTTGTTTTTGCTGCTCATTTTGGGAACCAGAGGTTTAGATCTGCAGCAAAGGCGTGCTCTGCTGAACCAATCTTCGATGAAGAGTTTCTCTTCGAAGTGGATGCCACTAGGTTCGGGTTTGGCGAGATGGATCTTATCGAAGTATCAACACCTTTTCACATTGCCGTCCTGCGAGAAGATGCCCAGCTCAACGTCGCAGAGCTACTGGGTGAGAACATCATAGAATGGAGAAAGGTCTTGAAGAGCGGTTACCTAGGGCTCACGGTGGAACTCTGTGGCAAAAACGCTGGGATACCAGCAGGCATTGTAGACCTACAGCTCGAGTTAGTGTCGAAAAAGCGAATTCGGTACAAAGAGGAGGATATTGTGTCGCGTGCCGAGCAACAGCGCATTGCTGTCACGAACGCTGACCGCGAGTTCCTCGTGTACTctcggaggtggtggtcAGAGTATCAGGGATTACGACCTACACACAAAGAGCGCAAGGTACGACTATTCGCATCCACTTCAACTGGAAGAATGGTGCCTCTGACCCACTTTGTTTCGCCAATACAAGCAGAGTTTGGTATCCACTCGCCGCAGGATGCCGCCCGCTTTGTCTCACTGTTGCGCGTCACCACCATGGGCACCGGCGCCATAGGTGCGTTGTGCGTCGAGGAAAGCAGCTGGCTGTCGCCTTTCATTTTTCTCTCGCAGAGGCAGGGTCACCACTGCAACCACGCTactcttctttgctctcttctacTAGGGTTTGGCATCGATGCTTACTGCGCTATCGGGTCTTGCAACAACGGTGACATCGGCGTCTTCGTTGTGTCCAGGTCTACCGATGCGCGTGGCTCTGCCAAGGTCACGGTGTGGAACCCCACGTCAGGTGAGCGCTCTTCGCCGAGTGAGCAGGCGACATTCGCTACCATCGACTGCATGTTCAACAGCAAATCTTTCTTTGCGAATTGCCAAGCCTCGAACAGCATCGCTACTGCATCATTCGAGTGCTACAATGAAGAGTTCTGGAAGCCGCTGAACGTGCTGAAACTGAGAATGGTGCCCCGGTACCCTCCTGCGCCGCTTCTGTTTGAAACTGTCGTTGCATCGTCGATGGAGCGCTCACTGGAGATTCAGCTTCGGGAAGCGATTTCTACGTATCGCGACTCTTTTGGCGTGGTGACGACGTACGATAATACGGTTTCGTACGTACtgtcgcaggcgctgctACTGTACGAACGCCAGCAGAGCGAAGGCAGCGCCGAGAGTTTTGCTCTTTTTCAAGAATCTGTGAAGGGCACCCTAGGGGTGGGGAAAACATTCAAGGCTATTCCAGTGAACGTTTCATACCTCGACGCCGGTAGCGTGATGGACGTTGTGCGCGCTGCTTCCGTGGGCAGAGAGATTTTGGATATGGTGGTGGACAGCGCTAAGTTCGGAGTGCGTGTCAAGGTATTCTGTTTTCCGGAACGCGTCTTCTCCGTTTGGGTGATGATTGCAGTTAACTACAGCGCCGCCAACGTTTCATAG
- a CDS encoding hypothetical protein (TriTrypDB/GeneDB-style sysID: LpmP.28.2220) produces MSRRRSTIIVASGAIFMSALLVFVDGAVMASRVEIPYSFLMWLPTLCALLGSFVLLLVKPMYIVGTDTDMDDDDDVIKKDKSMFFLGAFLLFTSIFLSVWKAVDPYGNKGVAWPGVALLVHSVLLLLMNCALFIARMQYDEY; encoded by the coding sequence ATGAGTCGCCGCCGATCTACAATCATCGTCGCGTCGGGAGCTATATTCATGTCCGCTCTGCTTGTCTTTGTGGATGGGGCTGTGATGGCAAGTAGGGTCGAGATACCCTATAGCTTTCTCATGTGGCTGCCCAcgctgtgtgcgctgctTGGCAGCTTTGTTTTGTTGCTTGTGAAGCCCATGTATATCGTGGGCACAGACACTGACatggatgacgacgacgatgtgATCAAGAAGGATAAAAGTATGTTCTTCCTAGGAGCATTTCTTCTTTTCACATCCATCTTCCTTTCCGTGTGGAAGGCGGTCGATCCATACGGAAACAAAGGGGTTGCCTGGCCcggggtggcgctgctggtacACTCGGTGCTTCTACTGCTTATGAACTGTGCTTTATTTATTGCACGTATGCAGTATGATGAGTATTGA
- a CDS encoding glycerophosphoryl diester phosphodiesterase, putative (TriTrypDB/GeneDB-style sysID: LpmP.28.2230) — MSVASVIALAAGAYIAFSVGLLEVAVRRKRRNALLAKKFPYPITKIAHRGGSLLGPENTMYTFMRAVKEGLCDMVELDVRESKDGQIVVSHDRTLERTCGPEYAGVSVSDLVVGKDPSKTLPQSKRIIELEFTTRSINQYEGSHSVPVDDTTRICLLTEVFEKLPSIPLHIDIKDGRKDFVAEVLNLIATYGREGTTIVGSSQHRTQQFISEYFAEREPEIRKRYRIFGGPRDFFRTYFLFYTGLLPYFSVNFDVFSIPVFTSSMKTVVAGSFGKVCANVGAFLFSSPLLWRYLQSRGVAVIGWNLNDEVDILQGIQWPLNGLMSDDPIKLQQLIDTNKRVTQLNVLIG; from the coding sequence ATGAGCGTGGCTTCAGTCATCGCTCTGGCAGCAGGAGCCTATATCGCTTTCTCTGTTGGCCTCCTCGAGGTAGCGGTGCGTAGAAAGAGGCGGAACGCACTTTTAGCAAAGAAGTTTCCCTACCCTATCACCAAAATTGCTCACCGTGGTGGTTCACTATTGGGTCCAGAGAACACAATGTACACATTTATGCGAGCTGTCAAGGAGGGGCTCTGTGACATGGTCGAGTTGGATGTTAGGGAATCAAAGGATGGGCAGATCGTTGTGTCCCACGATCGCACACTAGAACGTACATGCGGTCCAGAGTACGCGGGGGTGTCGGTTTCAGATTTAGTGGTTGGTAAGGACCCATCTAAAACACTCCCTCAAAGCAAGAGAATTATCGAGTTGGAGTTTACCACCCGCAGCATCAACCAGTACGAGGGGTCTCACAGCGTCCCTGTTGATGACACCACCAGAATTTGTCTCCTGACTGAAGTTTTCGAGAAACTGCCTTCTATCCCGTTGCACATTGACATCAAGGATGGACGGAAAGATTTTGTCGCTGAAGTTCTAAACCTGATTGCTACATACGGCCGCGAAGGCACCACCATTGTGGGAAGCAGCCAACACCGGACCCAACAGTTTATCAGCGAGTACTTTGCGGAGAGGGAGCCTGAAATTCGGAAACGGTATCGCATTTTTGGGGGCCCTCGGGATTTCTTCCGGACGTACTTTCTCTTTTATACGGGATTGCTACCTTACTTCTCCGTAAACTTTGATGTATTCTCGATTCCGGTTTTCACAAGCTCCATGAAGACCGTTGTAGCGGGATCATTTGGAAAAGTCTGCGCTAATGTGGGTgcatttcttttttcctcGCCGTTGTTGTGGAGGTACCTTCAGAGCCGAGGTGTCGCAGTGATTGGGTGGAACCTCAACGATGAGGTTGACATTTTGCAAGGAATTCAGTGGCCCCTGAACGGCTTGATGTCTGATGACCCCATCAAACTCCAGCAGCTAATAGATACGAACAAAAGAGTAACCCAGTTGAACGTGCTTATCGGCTAA
- a CDS encoding cullin-like protein (TriTrypDB/GeneDB-style sysID: LpmP.28.2240), protein MSMDEPESRIQSSFPPLWKEVAGICNTAFQKFKKRPSHNLCKDYNKLISQICEAHGLVYNLTAYQCSNYPALVRGSNSTPVVGETVESTQVLVVYYLLRELLKKQVNNVKATIQKDSILSYLDAYEKYTAGGNVVKSIFTYLHWTWQKRGLPAEHIIQPTEIVVGHLWMDVILTTELKEAFRAKVNEIVCRVRSGGRTSVGEMESVKRFSLNLGCSTDVRLTLYSSVVEETYLKSLTSYYCAKRLVFKALGVVEYINQCVKAVKKEDVLARCFLIRSSYEQVSESVLRILIHDEKNYLSPFCKECIDPSDGSDPLSRKKSLSALYDLLGGGAEESWMEDLLRETVSEYADRELKKTHDSCEASSILRILKKAQQTFEATISGIFGHQPRLIRAIYDGIQANLAALERPTATEDNAVKIAKRLAKYAAEESKSMPVEELRLKSNWIAVIYRLCSRQDVFHQSYTRFLQERLLKNIFGTGKQSEIAVREESILSSLLIKDRNFAFIFNCMRMLNDTYRNDLKQAKRVQQFLVKPYILTAFPWGESRRSPDADRTSVPLELQTVISHDIDAYATLQNGRRLLFSPEHSGARVKMSIPNKSVSLSVLVSFLQMRYLLVMNKMSVWSADVLCSRTCTSLEECKRALIPFVQTGLLQEAVQHVFDLNPNIFALQNGEEKTYDLRYIELGSQQSNPEKNSFFLRGEKSHVLSIEGAVMRVLKELGPLSLDDTIGKVSASLGKLSVQRRDIKKVLEKLVEREYVERSEDNYLSFIP, encoded by the coding sequence ATGAGCATGGATGAGCCAGAGAGTAGGATTCAGAGCTCATTTCCCCCGCTTTGGAAAGAGGTTGCTGGCATCTGTAATACCGCATTTCAAAAGTTCAAGAAGCGTCCGTCTCATAACCTATGCAAAGACTACAACAAGCTCATTAGCCAGATATGTGAAGCGCATGGATTGGTCTATAACTTGACTGCGTATCAGTGCTCGAACTATCCTGCTCTTGTTCGAGGCAGCAACTCTACGCCTGTTGTTGGCGAAACAGTGGAAAGTACACAAGTGCTTGTCGTTTACTACCTtctgcgcgagctgctgaAAAAGCAAGTCAACAATGTGAAGGCGACGATACAGAAGGATTCCATATTGTCATACTTGGACGCGTATGAGAAGTACACAGCAGGAGGAAATGTTGTGAAGTCGATTTTTACGTACCTTCACTGGACCtggcaaaagagaggccTGCCAGCTGAGCACATTATTCAACCCACTGAAATTGTTGTTGGTCACCTGTGGATGGATGTCATTTTGACCACCGAGTTGAAGGAGGCGTTCAGAGCGAAAGTGAACGAAATTGTCTGCCGTGTTCGATCAGGCGGCCGGACTAGCGTAGGCGAAATGGAGAGCGTCAAACGCTTTTCTCTTAATCTTGGATGCTCTACTGACGTCCGATTGACTTTATATTCTTCTGTAGTCGAAGAAACGTATCTGAAGAGCCTTACTTCCTACTATTGCGCGAAAAGGTTGGTCTTCAAAGCCCTTGGTGTTGTGGAGTACATCAATCAATGCGTCAAGGCTGTGAAAAAAGAGGACGTATTGGCACGGTGCTTCTTGATTCGATCTTCGTACGAGCAAGTGAGCGAGTCTGTTTTGCGAATTCTCATTCACGACGAGAAAAACTATCTTTCGCCTTTCTGCAAAGAGTGCATCGATCCATCCGATGGTAGCGATCCGTTGTCTCGCAAGAAATCATTGTCGGCACTCTACGATCTacttggcggtggcgcagaggaGTCGTGGATGGAGGATTTGCTAAGAGAAACGGTTTCAGAGTATGCTGATCGGGAGCTCAAGAAGACACACGATTCATGCGAGGCATCGTCTATTTTGAGAATTTTGAAGAAGGCTCAGCAAACCTTTGAAGCAACGATTTCTGGTATTTTCGGTCATCAGCCTCGTCTCATTAGGGCTATCTACGACGGAATTCAGGCCAATTTAGCCGCACTCGAAAGACCAACCGCTACTGAGGACAATGCAGTGAAAATTGCGAAGCGCCTTGCCAAATACGCCGCTGAAGAAAGTAAAAGCATGCCCGTTGAGGAGCTACGTCTGAAAAGCAACTGGATTGCCGTTATTTACCGTCTCTGCTCGCGACAGGATGTTTTCCACCAGTCTTACACTCGCTTTCTGCAAGAGCGCCTATTGAAAAATATTTTTGGTACTGGAAAGCAAAGTGAAATCGCGGTGCGTGAGGAGAGTATTCTATCGAGTCTTCTTATCAAGGATAGGAACTTTGCCTTCATTTTCAACTGTATGCGCATGCTCAACGACACGTACCGAAACGACTTGAAGCAAGCGAAGCGAGTGCAGCAATTTCTAGTGAAGCCATACATATTAACAGCGTTTCCGTGGGGAGAGTCGCGTCGCTCTCCGGATGCGGACCGCACATCTGTTCCCCTTGAATTACAAACTGTCATCTCTCACGACATTGACGCCTACGCTACGCTGCAAAATGGGCGCAGGTTGCTTTTCTCACCGGAGCACTCCGGTGCTCGTGTGAAAATGAGCATCCCAAACAAATCCGTATCGCTTTCGGTCCTAGTTTCATTCCTGCAGATGCGCTACTTGCTTGTCATGAACAAAATGAGTGTGTGGTCCGCTGACGTGCTGTGCTCTCGAACCTGCACAAGTCTCGAGGAGTGCAAGCGAGCGTTGATACCTTTTGTACAAACTGGtttgctgcaggaggcggtgcaaCATGTGTTTGATCTGAATCCAAACATTTTCGCTTTACAGAATGGCGAGGAAAAGACGTATGACCTCCGCTACATAGAGCTGGGGTCTCAACAAAGTAACCCCGAGAAGAACAGCTTTTTTCTCCGCGGAGAAAAATCCCATGTTTTATCGATTGAAGGTGCTGTGATGCGGGTGCTGAAAGAACTAGGGCCACTGTCACTGGATGACACAATTGGTAAAGTTTCTGCTTCATTAGGTAAACTATCAGTGCAACGAAGGGATATTAAGAAAGTACTTGAAAAACTTGTTGAGCGCGAATACGTGGAGCGTAGCGAGGACAACTACTTATCATTTATCCCTTAA
- a CDS encoding cullin 2, putative (TriTrypDB/GeneDB-style sysID: LpmP.28.2250) — protein MCNTVMDAYLLVYHLISHPCSNTPLVKVNGKEIWEGQQIMAVYSLQGTILEKHLLSNVMPAFSQVSSGSTIQTYVRSWRSFLVAVVNIKTVFSSLADKWSLLSLEDNPLDRTEDIALRKWSSVVLTPRMVSQLRKDLRALLADERAGYGSPDLSFAVEIKDELSMLPDSNYYRSVVEADYIRDMCDYCRLKVRGVAESDLFAYAKLCLGLIEEEVRRAEKFLISKDHAVDRLVETLVDDRISVFECGKFSEWLSSLGQPETDEKLQTVFHLLWWSKCKGAPLMEGMFKESVAQHTSTALSGAVCAAGEGTDAYAAVIECFISIIRKYRDVVMSVFDYNGCMLEAMDDGLRCGFTTLRSFSYKKLSDRLAAFFNAILGNAGSTKLCLEDVVSVYYFLPDAENSAKDAFLVSYQKHLAKRLLLHHYDEEREQRSMEQLVQIKQSPILFCCRSMLKATSTQNIYVGASSVNGVKVNPALLSRGTWPSLPHTLARSGISDSVLRQIEGAQRICSERRHGQKIEYSAPYSSAVIRMLRPAGSTAAGDSVQLKVSFLQMCIIDHFNTKSQWTVKELCELLQVSEVECAFALDPLISATVLKLSGAMGPSSVVSLGTCDSLIGDMINVMPLEFHSFTHRVAVKSQEQRILQGVAKANPQRMESQVVHTLKQSGSKTAEELMTFLTAAKDPLTVSRGELKRVLEKLIERGLLVRDDSQRKFVYSP, from the coding sequence ATGTGCAACACCGTGATGGATGCTTACCTTCTGGTTTACCATCTCATCTCACATCCGTGCAGCAACACGCCCCTAGTGAAGGTCAACGGGAAGGAAATTTGGGAAGGTCAACAGATCATGGCTGTGTACTCCCTTCAAGGTACGATTCTAGAGAAGCACTTGCTCAGCAACGTGATGCCTGCTTTCTCTCAGGTTAGCAGTGGCTCCACTATTCAGACGTACGTCCGCTCCTGGCGCTCTTTTCTAGTCGCCGTCGTCAACATCAAAACCGTCTTCTCATCGCTTGCCGACAAATGGTCTCTGCTGAGCTTGGAGGACAATCCGTTGGACAGGACGGAGGACATTGCGTTGAGGAAGTGGTCAAGCGTGGTGCTGACACCAAGGATGGTTTCCCAGCTCCGCAAGGATCTCCGCGCGCTTCTAGCAGACGAGCGTGCTGGTTACGGTTCCCCGGACCTTTCCTTTGCTGTGGAAATCAAAGATGAGCTGTCGATGCTCCCCGATTCAAACTACTATCGAAGTGTCGTAGAGGCAGACTATATTCGCGACATGTGTGATTACTGCCGGTTAAAAGTCCGCGGCGTCGCTGAGTCTGATCTCTTTGCCTATGCAAAGCTGTGTCTGGGTCTgattgaggaggaggtgaggcgcGCAGAAAAGTTCCTCATTTCTAAGGACCACGCGGTGGATCGCCTGGTGGAAACGTTGGTAGACGATCGCATATCTGTCTTTGAGTGCGGCAAGTTTTCTGAGTGGCTAAGCTCGCTTGGTCAGCCCGAGACGGACGAGAAACTGCAGACGGTGTTCCATCTTCTGTGGTGGAGCAAATGTAAGGGCGCACCTCTCATGGAGGGAATGTTCAAAGAGAGCGTAGCACAGCACACATCTACTGCGCTAAGTGGGGCAGTGTGCGCCGCAGGCGAAGGTACTGATGCGTACGCCGCCGTTATCGAGTGCTTCATCTCTATCATTCGAAAGTACCGCGATGTCGTCATGTCTGTTTTCGACTACAATGGCTGCATGCTGGAAGCGATGGACGAtgggctgcggtgcggcTTTACGACTCTGCGTTCCTTTAGCTACAAAAAGCTTTCTGATCGGCTGGCAGCATTCTTCAATGCGATTCTAGGGAACGCAGGATCCACGAAGCTCTGCCTCGAGGACGTGGTGAGCGTGTACTACTTTTTGCCGGACGCCGAAAACTCTGCAAAGGATGCTTTTCTTGTCTCATATCAGAAACATCTCGCCAAGCGACTGCTCTTACACCACTatgacgaggagagagagcagcgctcGATGGAGCAACTAGTGCAGATCAAACAGAGCCCTATCCTTTTCTGCTGCCGAAGTATGCTGAAGGCAACCAGTACACAGAACATCTACGTCGGCGCTTCGAGCGTGAATGGGGTAAAGGTAAATCCAGCTTTACTCTCGAGAGGAACGTGGCCGAGCCTTCCACACACCCTGGCAAGATCAGGTATATCTGATTCCGTATTGCGTCAGATCGAAGGCGCACAGCGCATCTGCAGCGAGCGGCGGCATGGGCAAAAGATCGAGTATTCCGCACCGTACTCCTCCGCCGTGATACGGATGCTCCGACCAGCAGGGTCGACTGCAGCGGGAGACTCGGTTCAGTTGAAGGTATCGTTTTTGCAGATGTGCATCATCGATCACTTCAACACGAAATCGCAGTGGACGGTGAAAGAGCTATGCGAGCTCCTCCAAGTGTCGGAGGTGGAGTGCGCCTTTGCCCTAGATCCGTTGATAAGTGCCACAGTTCTCAAGCTTTCGGGAGCAATGGGGCCGAGCTCAGTCGTATCACTCGGCACATGTGATAGCTTGATCGGTGACATGATCAACGTGATGCCGTTGGAGTTTCACAGCTTTACTCACCGCGTTGCTGTCAAATCTCAAGAGCAACGTATACTTCAGGGCGTAGCAAAGGCAAATCCTCAAAGGATGGAAAGCCAAGTCGTGCATACACTGAAGCAAAGTGGATCGAAGACGGCTGAGGAGCTAATGACATTTCTCACCGCTGCGAAGGACCCTCTTACAGTGTCGCGTGGCGAGCTCAAGCGCGTGCTGGAAAAGCTGATTGAGCGCGGCCTTCTTGTCCGAGATGACTCGCAGCGCAAGTTTGTGTACTCACCGTAG
- a CDS encoding Dynein light chain LC6, flagellar outer arm, putative (TriTrypDB/GeneDB-style sysID: LpmP.28.2260), producing MTQVPCATVKLSEMPKEMENFAIFCAQEGLAKLRTAQELASFIRKEFERKYGPTWNCFVGRNFGSFVTHEEGSYVYFYVGQTGVLLFKSS from the coding sequence ATGACGCAGGTGCCTTGCGCGACGGTGAAGCTATCTGAGATGCcgaaggagatggagaacTTTGCCATTTTCTGTGCACAAGAGGGCCTGGCGAAACTGCGAACGGCGCAGGAGCTAGCCAGCTTTATTCGAAAGGAGTTCGAAAGAAAGTATGGTCCGACGTGGAACTGCTTTGTTGGCCGGAACTTTGGTAGCTTCGTCACGCACGAAGAGGGTAGCTACGTGTACTTCTACGTTGGTCAAACCGGTGTTCTGCTTTTCAAGTCGTCTTAG